GCCTGGAAGCTCAAGAAAGGCATGTCAGATTACTGCAGCGACGCATGCGCCAAGAAGGGCCTATTCCTCAAAGCTCAGCTCAGTGAAGTGCCTGCTTGGGAACGGCTTCCGGAGCAGCAACCGGATATTCAGCTACACGCCGATGATCGACCCGCAGATACAGACACCGCCCAACGGAGAGCTAACAGGACCGCGCGCGTTGACGAGTGGCGTAAGAAGGTGGCAAGCAACGAGGAGTTGGCCATGGAACGAGGTGAGAAAGCGAGCTCTATGCGACCGAATCAAGTCATGGCCGATATGATCGTGGAGAAGAATCCCAAGCCATTCGAGGCATCTTCGCTGCAGGCTGGTGCAGGTCATTTCAACACCATCGAGGGATACCAGACCAAGCGCTACAACAAGAAGAAGAAAGGCGAGAAACGTGATTCGGACGACAGTGAGACCGACGACGACGCCGAGACATAGTTTCTCTCCAACCTAATCTCCATCGTGGCATACTGCTGCGCGCGACTCGCCAGATAGTCGACACTTGGCAAAGCCGCGTGTCCACAACTCCCCCTCTTCCTCAAATACCGCCAGGATTCATCAGAGGACGACCAGACGCTACAGCAAAGTTCATGTACGCAACTATCAGCTCGGCTCCCTGGCACAAGTCTTCGAACTTCTCAATAGCCCAGTCAGAGGAACCCCTGCTAGTGCGATTAAACGCTCTTTGCCTGGCCACCCAGAAGTGTAGAACCTCTGGTAACTTGTTCGACTTCGGCAACACGCTGCCCTCCAGGCCTTTGCATCTTTCTACGAGGCTCGCGATGGTAGCTGTCGACACTGCCCACGGGATCCTTCCGAAAGCGAGACCTTCAGCGTCCGCCAGGCACATGAACGCCGCCATCGGCCAGGTCTCATCACACCCCAAGTTGGTCGCTCGGACGAGCACTGAGGTTCTGTCGATGTTGGGAACATGCTCTTCGACATCGGCCACATGCGTCTTCATGCCTATGAAGAACATGAAGCACATGAGTGTGCGGCGCTGATCACTTGTCGCGCGCTCCCTGTCCGATGTAGCGCAAAGTATGCAAGCACAACGAATACCAACATCCCACAAGAACTGGCGACGTTGAATGGTGGGCAGCGTAGTCGCTCCTTTGTGATAGGAGAATGTAAGCTCCTCCCCGGCTGCAACATCCCTGAAGACGTAGCACTGCGTCTGTCTCTGCGAAGTGTGGCCCATGATGCAATTCGGCTGGCAAGAGTGATTGAAGCGGCTCGCGTGGCTGAAGCAGCCAGTCGCGTGGGATCCGGCCATCGTGAACTTGTTGGTGAGAAAGGCGGCTAGGAGTCTAGATCGTCCGGGAAGCGGCATTGCCCACATAGCATCGAACTGCCGTTTGGCGCTGGTATCGAGACGGGCGTACGCATTGCCCACATCACTCTCGGTGATTCGTGGCTCCGGCTTGTTGATTATGAAGAGAGGGTCGTCCACAAGGATTTGTGTACCGGCTCGAATGTTCTTCAAGGCGAAGGCACCGTTGCCCCCGAGAGGTGATGCTTTGAGCTGGTAATAGGCATTGCCTACGAAATCTGGACTGGGATTAATGTGGTCTCGTTACGAGCTGGAGGTGGTACTCACTTCGTCCGTCAAATGACATCAAGCACAATTCCAGCAGTAGCAGCGTATGACACTACGGACTATGGCTCTACAGACCGAGTGCACTTTGCCCAGAAGTAGTCGCCATTTTGTTTGCTTGGGACACTCTCTGAACAATGCGGCACCTGCTACAAAGTGCTGTAGACTTCTGACAGGCGCCAGGTCTTGCTCGAGACATCTGGATCAAGATCGCATGCTGTGGCTGCGAGGAGGCATATATCCAACTGCCAGTAATACTGGGAAACTGGGCTTTTGTCGGAGGGCGCGAGTTATATCTTCGACAAGAATCAGAGCCAAATGGAAATGTTCAAGTCGCAACGCAACATCGCGCCGCCCTTGATTACTAGAGCTGTGAGTGCCTGCATTCGACAGTTGTCATTGGATGACGAGTGGCCAGCAAGGCAAGATCTACTGCTCCAGCTTGGCACTGTCCACTTCAACAACATCGGCCGTCAACTCTCCTCCCTCACTCAAATGAACACATCAACCGGCACAGTACCTGGTGTGAAAGACCACACGCCCTGCGCATTCATCACATTCACATACACCTTCCTCGGCTCTTCCTGGTTCCTGGAGGCCGTCACGCCAGGGAAGCGGGCACTCCTTGCGCTTGAGCCTAGTCTTGCTCCGCGGTCTGTAGTGAAATAGCCATTGCCGCCTATGTACACAGAGATTAGCCAAACTCTAGACGTATATTAAGGATGCGTTTTGAGACTTACCTTCATACCTATTCGTCGGAATCCTAATAAACGCATTATAACTCTGCGCCCCATCGGCCCCAGTCCAGGTGATCTCAATCTCGCCCGCAGCATTGATGCTTCTGCCTGAGAAATTCGTTTTGGCAGGTCTGGTGCCTGTAGTCGTAGTGATGCGGCCCGTGGTGAAGCGATACGAGCTGGACGTGCAAGCACTGTTGGCTGACGAAGTGTAGAAAACCCAACCCGACGGAGCCACGCCATTACGGCAGACATTACTGAACTCATGCACGGAAGTGAAAGCTTGCGATTGCGTGCGGTTGGTGATGTAGTTGGTTCCGTAGCCGATGGTGTAGAAGGGGTCGGAGACGGCTATGTTGTTGAAGTCGCGGAACGGGTCGTGGTTCACTCTAAAATCTATCAGTTTTCGAACATGCTGCTTTCTCAAGATCCCGGGAAAAGAAGTCTTACCGGCTCCCATCAGGATATATAGCATCGAAATTCCACATGACGCCGATGTTCTTGCCGCGGTTGAAGGTTAGTTGGGCTTCGCAGTTGCCGATGTTGAAGGCGCGGAAGGTGTTTGGGGCTGGGTTGCCGCAGGAGTCTTGCCATGTGGGTGAGGGGCTTTGGCGGGTTTCTAGCTCGGTGGGGAGGGCTGATGCCCAGCAGGTGTGGGAGGTCAACGCTAGAGCTGTGGTTAGGAGGGAGATGGTGTGCATTGTGAGGTGGGTGTGTGCAGAAGATGGTCTTGGTTTGGGTGTGAGTCGAGGCGAGTGGGGAGTGAAGAGGTAGTACATGTATGCTTTTGCTGTGCTATAACATCCGCGAAGCTCCAAAATGTATGAGAATGTCCACTGACGACGTCCAAGCAGCTAGAATCCAAACAAGGCGACTACACGTCGCTCCATGATCCGCTATAGCAGCCACCGCTTGGGCTTGCTGTGCCAAGGCATGGCGTTCTCGGAGGTCGGTGTAGACGAATAGCAGGGAGCATAGGTATGCAAAAGTCGAGCAATAGACGCTTCATCGTAAAAAAGAGTACGAGGGTAGGAACATGCGCATCTCGTAGCTTAGGAGAATGATCCAAAGTCATATGACCGGCAGAAGAGAAGCGATGAGGTCGGAACTGAGGGCGGGTATTGAGTTGCCAAGTGATCGACAAAGCCACGGTCCGATCGAAAGTTCAAATAACCACAGCTGTAGATCTTGCGCAACAGTCGTTCGGGTGTTCGCTGTCGATGCTTTCGAAGTCTGTGTACTTCTTCTGCTACCGTCGCATCCGTATATGAGTCTTATTCACAACTTCCCCACCCTCTCCCTCGCCTCCTCCATCTCCTCAGGCGGCACAGCCCTATTCTCCCCCCTCCAAACCTTCTCATCCTCACTCCCAAACACCGGCGGATTCATCCCATTAACATGCCACAAGCTCCTCCTACTCTCAGCAATCTCATACTCCAAATTATACCCCTTATTCAACGTATGCGGCCTCAACAGCTCCGTCAAATGCGCCATCATCTTCGCATGAACCTTCTCATCGTCCGGCGCGTTGATGTGGATGTGCAGGACGCGGATCCGGATGAAGGGGCGGGTGCTGCGGGTGCTGGCCATCTCGCCGCCGAGCCATTGGTCGGAGGGGGATGTTTTGATgaagttcacgacgacgTAGAAGGCGGGCATGCCCAGGCGGGTGTAGTTGGAGGTTATGGATTTGGCGAGGGCGCCTTTGGTGGTTTCGTCTTCGAAGGTTCCTGGGGGGTGGAAGATCATCCAGTGAGGCATTTTTTGTGAGTTCTTATTTAGGTCGAGGCAGAAAATCTTGGGTGCGAAGGTTATGGACTTGATTTGATGAATTGAAGCAGAGGGCACAGGTGTTAGCTACATGTACAGGTATATGGCTCGCATGATATCATCAGCGTCGTGCAGAGCGCATGACGCCATGTGGACATATTACATGTGTGTTTCGTTCCTTTCTGCGGAAGCATGTATTCGTGCTGGCTGTCGATGTGCGGCTGATGATTCGGGTGGCTGAATGGGACCGGTACTGATCAGTAATCTTATGATGGTTCGGCACGCTGATGATGCGTATGGCTCCATTCCTTCTGGTCAAGAGCCTCGGGCTGGACAGCTACGAAGCAATATGTGTATCTGTTGTGGAGGATGTTCAAGTTGTGCCGTTGCGCAGTAGCAAAATGTCACAGCATCTTGAAGCAACGGGACGCCACCGCTTCGCTGGCTCCCGCTGGAAGAGCACGAGTGATCCGCCTACACCATGGGCTTGAGTCGGAGGCTGAGGGTGACTATAGTGTTCCAGCGCTCGTAAGCGCTGTATGCTGCAAGTCATCAACGTGTCCAATGAGGGATCCACGAAACCCCACGATACTCTTACCATGTGCTACGAGACGAGTGACCTCGAccaagagcagacaacaatGTGCTTGGTATCTGTCTCCGTCTATAATAATGCTTCAAACACCCTCATCGCATCGTCGTTCTGTGCCTGAAGATCGACATTGTTGGAGAAGCTCGCAGACTCTTTGAAAAATGCTCGCATCGCGTCTGGGTCGTTCTCCATGCCGTCTGCCGCATAGTTGTAAATATCGCCATGCTTCCGAGACAGGTCGACCTGATGTTGTGAGCGTGGTCGTCGTACTTTGTCGTATGCTGCAAAGGCTTGTTCTACCTGTGCAGGTGAGTCGACTCTGGAGAAGAGGTGTGTCATGACAGCGCAATCTTCTAGGGCCTGAGCTGCGCCTTGACCGGCGAAGCTGTGGGATGTCAGCATTCTGTAGGATGAGAGGCTTGGATGAAGGGTTGGCTTACGGGTGCATTGCATGTGCGGCATCTCCAATCATGCAAACGCGGCCTTTGTAGTAAGTGGGTGCGTGATCATGATCAGCATAACTCCACGATCCAGACGTGTCGTCTGCAACCATGCGAACCATGTTCTTCGCTTCTTCGCTGTAGTCGTCGAACAGGTGTAGCTGATCTTTCAGCGGCGGCGCGCCACTATACTTGTCCGCCTCGAATCGAAGTCCTCGCACAGCAAGACCTACGCTCAACTTCTGGCCTTTGGCGAGCGGCATGGAGTTGACATTCCCACGTGGACCGCATAGGATTGGAACGAACTTTGTCCACTTCTCATCGATCCCGTACTTTCGCGCTTCGTCCATTGACATCATTCTTCGATAGTTTTGGTAGCCATTGTGGTTCTTCGCGCCCACTGCAGGATGATTCGCGCCCAAGATGTGCGATCTAGTAATGCTGTGCACACCGTCTGCTCCAATAACGCCGTCTGCCTCCACTTTCGAGCCGTCCGTGAAGTACACTGTCACGCCCTTGTCGCTCTCCTCGATCTTCTCAGCTCTTTTGCCATTGCTTATGCTGCCCTTCGGTAACAGCTCCATGAAGCCCTTCATCAACTCATGCCTGGCCACCGTCTTTCTACCTTTTGCTCTTCCGAGCTCAGCTACAAGCTCGCCGCTGTTTGGACCTTGTGCTAAGATGACCTGTGTGACCATCTCCACGTCCGCCTCGCCCATGTTCAGCGCCTTGTCAAAGTAAGCCTGCTTCACCTCGTCGCCTATGAGTGTCATGGCCTTGATCGCATTCAGATGCAGTGCAAGTCCGGCACCAATATCCTTGTACTCTGGTACGCTCTCGTAGATGTGGAAGTCGACATTTGGGTTCTTGGACAATCCCACTCCTAGTGCCAGCCCAGCGATACCGCCTCCTAGTACTGCAAGAGAGATCTTGGAGTGTTCCATGGAGCCCATCGCGTCGATCGATGCTGCGTTTCGTGATGCTTTTACAAGGAGCAGCGATAGCAGAGCCTGTAGTCAGTGGTGTATAATGAGATGGACCTACCTCCCGGACACGCGACCTACCTTTACGGTTCCCCGTCATGGCTCACTTCGGACTGTCGTACGACTGACTGTCGCGGAGAGGATTGTTTGGGTTCGACATGTCCGGAGTTGCGGTGCGTCGTGTTGTAATGGAAAGCTAAATCCGTCTGCTGCAGGCACAGCAGGGTATCTCATAGGTCGAGGAATGTCCTGCGCTAGTGGAAGTCGGTCAATCATCCAAAGTAGCCACCCAGAACTTCCTCCTGCTCCTTCCTTCAACCTGGCGCCCAGGGCGTGTGTCGACTTCCACCTCGCGAACAGATCCGCGTACGAAGAGAAACTTGAACAGCACACGCCATCGATACCACTTCGACACCTTCAGACGCCTTGGACAGGTGTCTACGCGCATACGGCTTGCAGCAGTCCCGCGGAAGGGCCAGCCAGCAATCCACCATCCAATGTCAATGCGTGTCCATTGACATAGTTGGCTGCAGGAGAAAGCAGGTAGACATTACTGCTTCTGTCTTCGTCTGCCTATGCCACGCGCCTGAGTGGGATGAATCTTTTGGTGGCCTTTTCGCCTGGTGGGAACTTCGTCTGTCGACGCAAATACCTTGATCGGCAAGATCCAGTGCTGCAGGACTCCGCGTCAGCCAACACCTTGCACATTGGATGTCACATACACATCGCTCGAGTGGTCGCAAGAGCAGCATGCTTCGATGCGGTGTATGCCACTTTTCTGGGAACCGCTGCTAGTGACATGGCCGAAGTCACATTGACTATCTGACCTCGCCCGAGACTTCGATGGACGCCGCTGAGAGTGGTGAACTGCTTCGGCTCCTGCTCTGCCATGGCTTTCGAGACGGCTCTTGACACCGTCAAGATGCCTTTGGCATTTACGGCCATGACCCGGTAGTAGTCGGCAGGATCGTCATCTGGCACGGCCACATGTTGTTTCACGTCGACCTTGCAGCATATCAGCACATGGGCCAAAGACTATTCAGCAATCTACGAACACCAGCGCTGTTCACGAGGTAGTCGAGTCTGCCGAATTGTGCTACCACGGCCTTGACAACCTGGTCAACGGCCGCGTGGTCCGTCATGTCGAGCTTCCAGCTTCTTGCACGGTACTGGGCGTCCGTGGCGTACCGCTTGCTATTCTTGGCAGCGTGGTGGACTCTCTCTCCATCAACGTCCGCCAACGCGATTGCCGTCGCACCTGCGGCAGCAAGTGCATTTGCAGCGCCTTGGCCAATCCCACCAGCTGAGTGAGGATGTTTTCAGCGATCGCAATGTAAGGTGTCGTGCGTGTTATACTGACACCTGTGACAAGCGCTACGCCTGTGGTGTTGAAGTAAGCCATTGGTGCAAAGAGATTGTGGATCAAGATGCGGTTACCCTGGCAGCCGTGGAACGAAGAAGTTTCAGTCACATCGTGGTCACGAATGGCTAACTGAGGTATGGTCTTAGTATGTTGCTCAGCGAGCTGCGATGGTTCAATAATGCTGACATGCTTGCTGCATCAGCAAATCATAGGGTCCACCGGTACCGCCAAGAACTTCGATAAGAAGGATCGTGCAACATATCTTGCTGCTCACATATCTTTGTGCTTCACAGACTGCCATCGACAGGAGACCCCGTAATTCTGCAACCATCATCCGCGCCAGCAGATTCAGACAACATCAACATCACCACCAGTATGGCTCAAGAGGTCAGCGCCAACACTGATGACAAGTGCAGCGAAGGCAGCATCTCATCTCCCACCAACGCCATCTCGGCCACCAGAATGACAGGCGCGCTCCGGTTTTTCAACTTGCCCCTCGAGCTACGTGACTCAGTCTACAGCTTTGCCAGCAATTGTGTTGACCTTGACGGTACTCAATTTGGACTATGCGCTGGACGGCTTCGGTTTCGAGTCCTGTCGCCAAAGCTGTGGGGAGTCAGCCGCAGGTTCAAGCAGGAATACGAGCGCTTACTTCCCCACGAGGTCAAGATGCGCGCCATACTAATGATCCCATCGATGACCAGCACACCCGACAGCAGCACATCAATTCCGAAAACACTCCGTAGTCGCCTGACGCATATCCGTAAAGCGTATCTGACATCCACGGTACATTCTTTCATCAAAGGAATAGGCGTGTGACCCACTTGATATACAAATGTGATTAGTTCCTAACGTTCATTAGTTGGCGCCAACCAGCTCGGCCAAGACGTCGCAAAGCTCTTGAGTCTAATGCCGACTCTGGAAAGGATTGAGATCAAAGTACTCCTCAGCGTCGAGGGCGCAGAGCACCTCCTCGCCTTAGCTTCCGCCCCGACCTCACTCTCGGAACTGGCGAGATGCGATCTCGACAGCCCGCTGTTCGCATGCTGCCCCAAGGAAATGATCGCAAACATTCCTTTCCGCTACGCCCTCACCGTGGCGTGCCCTCTCTTCAGTCCAAACCCAGGTGCGTTCGATGATGATATCTCTCGGGCCTTGATGGGGCCAGGGAATAGCAGCAACCAGATTTACTTTCTGGCATCAGCGTCAGATGGGGGATACACCTGGCACGGCTTGGATCTTGAGGTGGACATGTGTTCGGGCACGTTCGAGAAGGCGCTGGCAATAGCTCGCACAGCAAAGAAGGACATCGCGAGATCGGATACCTGAGTAGTAAGACTGGCGAAGAGACTGGATACTGCGACCGGGACAGTATGACTTGGTCAGCCGTGGAGCCAGGGGGACAAGAGAAGCACAGAAGAGCGGAGCCTTCTCTGCTTACCACTTCGAAGATAGCAACCGGCGGAACGAGACAGATGGCGATGCCCCAAGCATTAACAAGCTGAGGCTCAACCCATACGAGGAGCAAAGCACTGTAGCTTAGCATCTTACAAGGTAGACATTGACAACAATATCCAGACTGTTGCCGAGCATTCTTGTGTCTGCCTAACAGATCCGAAAGCCGAGAAGTGGTTGCCGCTGCTCAGCTGAACACCAGGATGTCGTTCTTCACTAGCTCGGGCGTCGATCGTAAGGCAAACATTCCCAGCCAGTAGATACGCTTCTTCTATGCAGGTACAGTCCGATCCAGCCGAAGCAGAAGAGGTGAAGTGAGAACCGTTACGCACAGAGGGCTATTTTCGGCTCTCGCGAGTGTGGAGACAGTCGTCATCTGCTTGGCCTGCGCTCGAGTCTTGGTCTTCACGATGCGAACCATTTCGCAGTTCGGGCAGTCATGCGGGCTTGTTGTTTGCTGTGTGCATGATTGTTTGGTAGAGGCCGCCATCGCGACTCTGACTCTTCTGCTCACCGGACGGATTCTAACATCACGCCACTGTCTCTATCGCTCAGCCGCGAAGCATACCTCGACTTCGACCTCGACCCCTCATCCGTCCACATCGAGGATATCGAGTAGTGA
Above is a genomic segment from Fulvia fulva chromosome 3, complete sequence containing:
- a CDS encoding Short-chain dehydrogenase RED2, translated to MAYFNTTGVALVTGVTGGIGQGAANALAAAGATAIALADVDGERVHHAAKNSKRYATDAQYRARSWKLDMTDHAAVDQVVKAVVAQFGRLDYLVNSAGVDVKQHVAVPDDDPADYYRVMAVNAKGILTVSRAVSKAMAEQEPKQFTTLSGVHRSLGRGQIVNVTSAMSLAAVPRKVAYTASKHAALATTRAMCM
- a CDS encoding 6-methylsalicylic acid decarboxylase atA; this translates as MGSMEHSKISLAVLGGGIAGLALGVGLSKNPNVDFHIYESVPEYKDIGAGLALHLNAIKAMTLIGDEVKQAYFDKALNMGEADVEMVTQVILAQGPNSGELVAELGRAKGRKTVARHELMKGFMELLPKGSISNGKRAEKIEESDKGVTVYFTDGSKVEADGVIGADGVHSITRSHILGANHPAVGAKNHNGYQNYRRMMSMDEARKYGIDEKWTKFVPILCGPRGNVNSMPLAKGQKLSVGLAVRGLRFEADKYSGAPPLKDQLHLFDDYSEEAKNMVRMVADDTSGSWSYADHDHAPTYYKGRVCMIGDAAHAMHPFAGQGAAQALEDCAVMTHLFSRVDSPAQVEQAFAAYDKVRRPRSQHQVDLSRKHGDIYNYAADGMENDPDAMRAFFKESASFSNNVDLQAQNDDAMRVFEALL